The Chloroflexota bacterium genome includes a window with the following:
- a CDS encoding DegV family protein produces the protein MRPIAVVTDSAACVPAALKHELDIREVPFELHWDGETFRDGENLSAGAFYRRLRDSATHPTTSQPTPGAFIAAYRELARQVEAVVSIHVAGELSGACNSARIAAAQVAPFPVRVVDSHTATIAEGFVVLAAARAAANGGSLDTVVAAAEHVRSRVDFYATLKSLEHVHRGGRLGDAAVLVGNQLRLIPIMNLREGRVSVVSLTRSWPSALERVLKHTLDHLAGKFAVHASVFHADAPADAEWLRERLLARIACDEFTVTEFTPVMGAHTGADVVGVAFYADA, from the coding sequence ATGCGCCCGATTGCCGTGGTGACCGACAGTGCCGCCTGCGTGCCCGCCGCGCTGAAACACGAACTCGACATCCGTGAAGTGCCGTTTGAACTGCACTGGGACGGCGAGACGTTCCGCGACGGCGAGAACCTCTCGGCCGGCGCGTTCTACCGCCGCCTGCGCGACTCTGCGACGCATCCAACAACCTCGCAGCCGACGCCCGGCGCATTCATCGCCGCGTATCGCGAGCTGGCACGGCAGGTTGAGGCGGTCGTCTCGATTCACGTCGCCGGCGAACTGAGCGGCGCCTGCAATAGCGCGCGTATCGCGGCGGCGCAGGTCGCCCCGTTTCCGGTACGCGTGGTCGATTCGCACACCGCGACCATCGCCGAGGGCTTCGTCGTGCTGGCGGCGGCGCGCGCCGCGGCGAACGGCGGCTCGCTTGATACCGTGGTCGCGGCGGCCGAGCACGTGCGCAGTCGCGTAGACTTCTACGCCACGCTCAAGTCGCTGGAGCACGTGCATCGCGGCGGCCGGCTGGGCGACGCAGCTGTTCTGGTCGGCAACCAGTTGCGCCTCATCCCGATCATGAACTTGCGCGAGGGGCGCGTCTCGGTGGTCAGCCTGACGCGGTCATGGCCAAGTGCGCTGGAACGTGTGCTCAAGCACACGCTCGACCATCTGGCGGGCAAGTTCGCCGTGCACGCCTCCGTGTTCCACGCCGACGCGCCGGCCGATGCCGAATGGCTGCGCGAGCGCCTGCTGGCGCGCATCGCGTGCGACGAGTTCACTGTGACGGAGTTCACGCCGGTGATGGGCGCGCACACCGGCGCGGATGTCGTCGGGGTGGCGTTCTATGCAGACGCTTGA
- a CDS encoding PAS domain S-box protein, producing the protein MTTILEYVHRVAVDALGTSGSSLSPRLLEKALQTMTIGVTITNVDGRIVYTNRADAEMHGYTVEELIGQPARVFGTAPQARPWSDIAQMHSWLRETVNLRKDGSSFPVLLLSDAVTDADGRPLGVVTTCQDISERKLAEEAVRVSETRLRRITDNMLDVISEVDLSGIIQYASPSHQWVLGYDAGGMIGQVIIERVHPDDAPDARATLLHAPASLSAPGPVVFRYRHADGHYVWMECLGRVLHDERGQASGLVLSSRDVTARKRAEAELQRLNEELEQRVGERTAALEAANAELRRDFAERQRIEHALRESETRYRLHFANVHDVIFAIDGQARVISISPSVEATLGYAPDALIGRSFSELNVLAPESLVRAIGDAQRVLAGERVTAEYTFVRRDGEQRIGEVTGAPLHSETGAIIGVVSVARDITDRKRVEAALRESEERYALAAQGANDGLWDWNLLTGQIYFSPRWKAMLGLADQAPGTSPEAWFALVHPDDLADLQSHLSAHLEGRRSSFEVEYRIRHADGEFRWMLSRALAVRSSEGQACRLTGSQTDITRRKMAEERLLHDALHEPLTGLANRALFMRRLSRAIDADGGPGGSHAAVLFFDLDRFKLINDSLGHQIGDRLLVAVARRIEATVRAGDMIARFGGDEFALLVNDINAPPDAALTAERLLCELTQPFPVDGHMLAPSASVGIALTRRNASPDEIMREADTAMYRAKAQGRARYEIYDAGMHSEVLTLLETEADLRRAIAEHEFELHYQPIVDVASVAVPSVEALVRWRHPRRGLVPPLEFIPLAEDTGLILPLGEWIVRTACAQVREWRAAGHPHLRVSVNISARQLRDPALYALIAQTLRENDLPPSALELEVIERSAVQDVATSTRTLKELAALGVRISIDDFGNHYSTLGNLRRFPFSTLKIDRSFVRDVTDDANTAAITKAIIAMARALNLRVIAEGVESPAQVDFLQQQQCDGMQGYIFSRPLPPASMSEWLRGRAAA; encoded by the coding sequence ATGACCACCATACTCGAATACGTGCATCGCGTAGCCGTCGATGCGCTCGGCACGTCCGGCAGCAGCCTGTCTCCGCGCCTGCTTGAAAAGGCGCTGCAAACGATGACGATCGGCGTGACGATCACCAATGTGGACGGGCGCATCGTCTACACCAACCGCGCCGACGCCGAGATGCACGGATACACGGTCGAAGAACTGATCGGCCAACCGGCGCGCGTTTTCGGCACGGCCCCGCAGGCGCGGCCGTGGAGCGACATTGCGCAGATGCACAGCTGGCTGCGCGAGACCGTCAACCTTCGCAAAGATGGCAGCAGCTTCCCCGTCCTGCTGCTGTCGGACGCGGTGACCGACGCCGACGGCCGCCCGCTTGGCGTGGTGACGACCTGCCAGGATATCTCCGAGCGCAAGCTGGCCGAGGAGGCCGTGCGCGTGAGCGAGACCCGGCTGCGGCGCATCACAGACAACATGCTCGATGTGATCAGCGAGGTCGATCTGTCCGGCATCATCCAGTACGCCAGCCCTTCGCACCAGTGGGTGCTCGGTTATGACGCCGGTGGCATGATCGGCCAGGTGATTATCGAGCGCGTGCATCCGGATGATGCGCCGGATGCACGCGCGACGCTGCTGCATGCGCCGGCCTCATTGTCAGCGCCGGGGCCGGTGGTGTTTCGTTACCGGCATGCCGACGGACACTATGTCTGGATGGAATGCCTCGGACGGGTGCTGCACGATGAGCGGGGACAAGCGAGCGGGCTGGTATTGTCGAGCCGCGACGTGACGGCGCGCAAACGGGCCGAGGCCGAACTGCAGCGGCTGAACGAGGAGTTGGAGCAGCGCGTGGGCGAGCGCACGGCCGCGCTGGAGGCCGCCAACGCGGAACTGCGGCGCGATTTCGCGGAGCGGCAGCGTATCGAACACGCGCTGCGCGAGAGCGAGACGCGCTATCGCCTGCATTTTGCCAACGTTCACGACGTCATCTTCGCCATCGACGGGCAGGCGCGCGTGATCAGCATCTCGCCGTCCGTCGAGGCGACGCTGGGCTATGCGCCGGACGCGCTGATCGGCCGCTCGTTCAGTGAGCTCAATGTGCTGGCGCCCGAGTCGCTCGTGCGCGCCATCGGCGACGCCCAGCGCGTACTGGCCGGCGAGCGCGTCACCGCCGAATACACGTTTGTGCGGCGCGATGGCGAGCAGCGCATCGGCGAGGTGACCGGCGCGCCGCTGCATTCAGAAACCGGCGCGATCATCGGCGTGGTCTCGGTCGCGCGGGATATCACGGACCGCAAACGCGTCGAAGCAGCGCTGCGCGAGAGCGAGGAGCGCTACGCGTTGGCGGCGCAGGGCGCCAACGACGGCCTCTGGGACTGGAACCTCCTGACCGGCCAGATCTACTTCTCACCCCGCTGGAAAGCGATGCTCGGTCTGGCCGACCAGGCGCCGGGCACGTCGCCGGAGGCGTGGTTTGCACTGGTGCACCCGGACGATCTGGCCGACCTGCAGAGCCACCTGAGCGCGCACCTTGAGGGCCGGCGCAGCAGTTTCGAAGTCGAATACCGCATCCGCCACGCCGATGGCGAATTCCGCTGGATGCTCTCGCGGGCGCTGGCGGTACGCAGCAGCGAAGGTCAGGCGTGCCGCCTGACCGGCTCGCAGACCGACATCACGCGGCGCAAGATGGCCGAGGAGCGGCTGCTGCACGACGCGCTGCACGAGCCCCTGACCGGGCTAGCCAACCGCGCCCTATTCATGCGGCGGCTGTCCCGCGCGATTGACGCCGACGGCGGCCCGGGCGGGTCGCATGCGGCGGTGCTGTTCTTCGACCTGGACCGCTTCAAACTGATCAACGACAGCCTCGGCCACCAGATCGGCGACCGGCTGCTGGTCGCGGTGGCGCGGCGGATCGAGGCGACGGTGCGCGCCGGCGACATGATCGCGCGCTTCGGCGGCGACGAGTTCGCGCTGCTGGTGAACGACATCAACGCGCCGCCCGATGCGGCGCTGACGGCCGAGCGGCTGCTGTGCGAACTGACCCAGCCGTTCCCGGTGGACGGGCACATGCTGGCGCCGAGCGCCAGCGTCGGCATTGCGTTGACGCGGCGCAACGCCTCGCCCGATGAGATCATGCGCGAAGCCGACACGGCGATGTATCGCGCCAAGGCGCAAGGGCGGGCGCGCTACGAGATTTACGACGCCGGGATGCATTCCGAGGTGCTGACGCTGCTGGAGACCGAAGCGGACCTGCGGCGGGCGATCGCCGAGCACGAATTCGAGCTGCACTACCAGCCGATCGTCGATGTGGCCAGCGTGGCCGTGCCAAGCGTCGAAGCCCTCGTGCGCTGGCGGCACCCCCGGCGCGGGCTGGTGCCGCCGCTGGAGTTCATCCCGCTGGCCGAGGATACCGGGCTCATCCTGCCGCTCGGCGAGTGGATCGTGCGCACGGCCTGCGCGCAGGTGCGCGAGTGGCGCGCGGCAGGCCACCCGCACCTGCGCGTATCTGTCAACATCTCGGCGCGGCAACTGCGCGACCCCGCGCTGTATGCGCTGATCGCCCAGACGCTACGCGAGAACGACCTGCCGCCGTCCGCGCTTGAACTGGAAGTGATCGAACGCTCGGCGGTGCAGGATGTGGCGACGAGCACGCGGACGCTGAAGGAGCTCGCGGCGCTCGGCGTGCGCATCTCGATCGACGATTTCGGCAACCACTACTCGACGCTGGGCAACCTGCGCCGCTTCCCGTTTTCAACGCTCAAGATCGACCGCTCGTTCGTGCGCGATGTGACTGACGATGCGAACACGGCCGCCATCACCAAGGCGATCATCGCCATGGCGCGCGCGCTCAATCTGCGCGTGATTGCCGAAGGCGTCGAATCGCCCGCGCAGGTCGATTTCCTGCAGCAGCAGCAGTGCGACGGCATGCAGGGCTACATTTTCAGCCGCCCGCTGCCTCCCGCGTCTATGAGCGAGTGGTTGCGGGGGCGCGCCGCGGCCTGA
- a CDS encoding glycerol-3-phosphate acyltransferase, whose product MQTLELLLALFASYLWGAIPTAFIVTQRRAGIDLRRYGTGTIGGANAGEQMGTVWKFIIAGLDLLKGMAPVACLRALGADPWLMVLSGAAVVAGHNWSPYIGWAGGRGLAAAIGTLFVWDARLPLFLLCFFWGGQLARHRGEGPAAGFLLLTLFAWLLDLGLPWLAGCALLALIIAAKRLEGNRLPLPTARAERLRVLWRRFWLDRDVPLGQPWEERRQFR is encoded by the coding sequence ATGCAGACGCTTGAACTGCTGCTGGCGCTTTTCGCTTCTTACCTGTGGGGGGCGATACCGACTGCCTTCATTGTCACGCAGCGGCGCGCCGGGATCGACTTGCGGCGCTACGGCACCGGCACCATCGGTGGCGCCAATGCCGGCGAGCAGATGGGCACGGTCTGGAAGTTCATTATCGCCGGGCTCGACCTGCTCAAGGGCATGGCCCCGGTGGCCTGCCTGCGCGCGCTCGGCGCCGACCCGTGGCTGATGGTGCTGTCCGGCGCGGCGGTCGTCGCCGGCCACAACTGGTCGCCGTACATCGGCTGGGCCGGCGGCCGGGGGCTGGCTGCGGCGATCGGCACGCTGTTCGTCTGGGACGCGCGCCTGCCGCTCTTCCTGCTCTGTTTCTTCTGGGGCGGCCAGTTGGCGCGGCACCGCGGCGAAGGCCCGGCCGCCGGTTTCCTGCTGCTGACGCTCTTTGCCTGGCTGCTCGATCTCGGCCTGCCGTGGCTGGCCGGCTGCGCTTTGCTGGCGCTGATCATCGCGGCCAAGCGGTTGGAGGGCAATCGCTTGCCGCTGCCGACCGCGCGCGCGGAACGCCTGCGCGTGCTCTGGCGGCGCTTCTGGCTCGATCGTGATGTGCCGCTGGGTCAGCCGTGGGAAGAGCGCCGGCAGTTCCGCTGA
- a CDS encoding alpha/beta fold hydrolase — translation MNTTQPAQDYAEAAARITTLQAFDDATIYPKCRTRFLSHGQRTTWAIVFLHGYTNCPQQWERFAGPWHARGHNILIPRLPGHGTLDRFSDALATPGAAAMCAASDAALDVARGLGERVAIVGLSLSGALILRAARMRADLALAISIAPQIAPRNVPLALAPLLVALIRRIPNRFIWWDQKLKAAMPGPLHAYPRFPSRGMGEMFGIGLAELAAARRPGARPQAGHTLLVTNAYDPALNNAPAHEIIERWRAHGASNVELYDFDASEQLLHDLVEPDQIGQRIDFVYPVLNELMERAMNGGGGSPRGG, via the coding sequence ATGAACACAACTCAGCCCGCGCAAGACTACGCCGAAGCGGCGGCGCGCATCACCACTCTGCAGGCGTTCGACGACGCGACGATCTACCCGAAGTGTCGCACGCGCTTCTTGTCGCACGGGCAGCGCACGACCTGGGCGATCGTCTTCCTGCACGGCTACACGAACTGCCCGCAGCAGTGGGAGCGCTTCGCCGGGCCGTGGCACGCGCGCGGCCACAACATCCTGATCCCGCGTCTGCCGGGGCACGGCACGCTGGATCGCTTCTCGGACGCGCTGGCGACGCCGGGGGCCGCCGCGATGTGCGCGGCGAGCGATGCCGCACTGGACGTCGCACGCGGACTCGGCGAGCGGGTCGCCATTGTCGGCCTCTCGCTCAGCGGGGCGCTGATCTTGCGCGCCGCGCGCATGCGCGCCGATCTGGCGCTGGCCATTTCGATTGCGCCGCAGATTGCGCCGCGCAACGTGCCGCTGGCGCTGGCGCCGCTGCTGGTGGCGCTCATCCGGCGCATACCGAACCGCTTCATCTGGTGGGACCAGAAGCTCAAAGCAGCGATGCCGGGACCGCTGCACGCGTACCCGCGTTTCCCGTCGCGCGGCATGGGCGAGATGTTTGGCATCGGGCTGGCCGAGCTGGCCGCGGCGCGCCGCCCGGGTGCGCGACCGCAGGCCGGGCACACGCTGCTGGTGACCAACGCCTACGACCCGGCGCTGAATAACGCGCCAGCACACGAGATCATCGAACGCTGGCGCGCGCACGGCGCATCGAACGTCGAACTATACGATTTTGACGCCTCCGAGCAGCTCTTGCATGACCTGGTTGAGCCGGATCAGATCGGTCAGCGCATCGACTTTGTATATCCCGTTCTGAACGAATTGATGGAACGGGCGATGAACGGAGGCGGGGGGTCGCCACGTGGCGGGTGA